One window of Stenotrophomonas indicatrix genomic DNA carries:
- a CDS encoding amino acid permease: MSLLRRKSLDSVTVHEAGRRLVPTLSWPHLIALGIGAIVGTGIYTLIGVGADRAGPAVLISFAIAGAVCACAALAYAELSTMMPAAGSAYTYSYSALGEVFAWVVGWSLILEYSLVVSTVAVGWSGYFVGFLEWVNSQFGWDLRLPAMLAAGPHVDGGMINLPAIVITWLVALMLMAGTKESATLNAILVVFKLIALAIFVAVALPAFDTNNLQPFMPYGFAKTLGPDGVERGVMAAAAIIFFAFYGFDAISTAAEETKNPARDLSIGIIGSMVGCTIVYVLVALAAIGAMSYTVFGQSAEPLALIMRQLGQPTAAMLIGVIAIIALPTVLLAFLYGQSRIFFVMSRDGLLPRGLSKVNARTGTPVATTLFTAVVVSALAGIARLDEIAALANAGTLAAFTAVGICLVVLRVREPNRERTFRTPLAFIVGPLAALGCIYLFISLPHTTQLYFLAWNVVGLVLYFAYSRRNALIGR; the protein is encoded by the coding sequence ATGTCCCTACTTCGGCGCAAGTCCCTAGATTCCGTCACCGTCCATGAAGCCGGCCGACGCCTGGTTCCCACCCTCAGCTGGCCGCACCTGATCGCACTGGGGATCGGCGCCATCGTCGGTACCGGCATCTACACCCTGATCGGCGTGGGTGCCGACCGCGCCGGCCCCGCCGTGCTGATCTCCTTCGCCATCGCCGGCGCGGTGTGTGCCTGCGCGGCATTGGCCTACGCAGAGCTGTCCACGATGATGCCGGCCGCCGGCAGCGCCTATACCTACAGCTACAGTGCCCTGGGCGAAGTGTTCGCCTGGGTGGTGGGCTGGAGCCTGATCCTGGAGTACTCGCTGGTGGTGAGTACCGTGGCGGTCGGCTGGTCCGGCTATTTCGTCGGCTTCCTGGAGTGGGTGAATAGCCAGTTCGGCTGGGACCTGCGCCTGCCGGCCATGCTCGCGGCCGGCCCGCATGTGGATGGCGGCATGATCAACCTGCCCGCCATCGTCATCACCTGGTTGGTGGCACTGATGCTGATGGCCGGTACCAAGGAAAGCGCCACCCTCAACGCGATCCTGGTGGTATTCAAGCTGATCGCGCTGGCCATCTTCGTGGCGGTAGCGCTGCCAGCATTCGATACCAACAACCTGCAGCCGTTCATGCCCTACGGGTTCGCCAAGACGCTGGGGCCCGATGGCGTCGAGCGTGGCGTGATGGCCGCAGCGGCGATCATCTTCTTTGCGTTCTACGGCTTCGACGCGATCTCCACCGCCGCCGAGGAAACCAAGAACCCGGCGCGCGACCTGTCCATCGGCATCATCGGCTCGATGGTCGGCTGCACCATCGTGTACGTGCTGGTGGCGCTGGCCGCGATCGGTGCGATGAGCTACACCGTGTTCGGCCAGAGTGCTGAGCCGCTGGCACTGATCATGCGCCAGCTGGGCCAGCCGACCGCCGCGATGCTGATCGGCGTGATCGCCATCATTGCCCTGCCGACCGTGCTGCTGGCCTTCCTGTACGGCCAGAGCCGCATCTTCTTCGTGATGAGCCGCGATGGTCTGCTGCCGCGTGGACTGTCCAAGGTCAACGCACGCACCGGCACGCCGGTGGCGACCACGCTGTTCACCGCCGTGGTGGTGTCGGCACTGGCCGGCATTGCACGCCTGGACGAGATCGCCGCACTGGCCAATGCCGGCACCCTGGCCGCGTTCACCGCCGTTGGCATCTGCCTGGTGGTGCTGCGCGTGCGTGAACCGAACCGCGAGCGCACCTTCCGCACGCCGTTGGCCTTCATCGTCGGCCCGCTGGCGGCGCTGGGCTGCATCTATCTGTTCATCAGCCTGCCGCACACCACCCAGCTGTACTTCCTGGCGTGGAACGTGGTCGGCCTGGTGCTGTACTTCGCCTACAGCCGTCGCAATGCGCTGATCGGCCGGTAA